From Sardina pilchardus chromosome 9, fSarPil1.1, whole genome shotgun sequence, a single genomic window includes:
- the tspo gene encoding translocator protein — MWMPMLGLTALPHLGGLYGGFVTRKEVKEWYPTLNKPSWRPPNAAFPIVWTTLYTGMGYASYLVWNELGGFTNDAVVPLGLYGLQLALNWAWTPIFFGAHKIKLALMEIVLLTGTVGATMASWYPISRTATLLMTPYLAWLCLATALNYRIWKDNPEKKE; from the exons ATGTGGATGCCAATGTTGGGTCTCACTGCCCTGCCTCATTTAGGAGGGCTATATGGCGGTTTTGTCACTCGCAAAGAAGTGAAGGAATGGTATCCAACTCTAAACAAACCCTCCTGGCGACCTCCTAACGCAGCTTTCCCGATAGTTTGGACAACACTCTACACAGGCATGGG GTATGCCTCCTACCTTGTCTGGAATGAACTGGGTGGTTTCACAAATGATGCCGTAGTACCTCTAGGACTCTACGGTCTGCAGTTGGCTCTGAACTGGGCATGGACACCCATCTTCTTTGGTGCACATAAAATCAAATTG GCGCTGATGGAGATTGTGCTGCTCACTGGGACTGTGGGCGCCACCATGGCGTCCTGGTACCCCATCAGCCGCACTGCCACTCTACTCATGACCCCATACCTGGCCTGGCTCTGTCTAGCCACCGCCCTGAACTACCGCATCTGGAAAGACAATCCTGAGAAAAAGGAATAA